The following nucleotide sequence is from Streptomyces pactum.
GCACCAGCACCTGGTGCGCGGCGGGCTTGATCACCGCCCGCGGGTACAGCCGCTTCAGCCGCAGCTCCTGCGACTCGCGCAGCTCCACCGGGCCGAACCGCACGTTGGTCCCCTGCAGGGTGATGTCGGTGACGCCGCAGGCCCGCGCCAGCAACCGCAGCCCCGCCACCAGCAGCAGGTTCTCCACCGGCTCCGGCAGCTTCCCGTAACGGTCCGTCAGCTCCTCCCGGACCGCCGCGATGTCCTGCTCGTTGTTGACCGAGGCGATGGCCCGGTACGCCTGGAGGCGCAGCCGCTCGCCCGGGGCGTAGTCGTGCGGGACGTGCGCGTCCACCGGCAGCTCGATCTTCACCTCCAGCGGCGGCTCCTCCTCCGCCCCGCCCTCCAGGGCGGCCCGGTAGTCCGCCACCGCCTCCCCGACCATCCGCACGTACAGGTCGAAGCCGACCCCCGCGATGTGCCCGGACTGCTCGCCGCCGAGCAGGTTGCCCGCGCCCCGGATCTCCAGGTCCTTCATCGCCACGTACATGCCGGCGCCCATCTCGGTGTGCTGGGCGATGGTCGCCAGCCGCTCGTGGGCGGTCTCCGTCAGCGGCTTCTCCGGCGGGTACAGGAAGTACGCGTAACCGCGCTCCCGGCCCCGCCCGACCCGGCCGCGCAGCTGGTGCAGCTGGGACAGGCCGAAGGTGTCACCGCGCTCGACGATCAGGGTGTTGGCGTTGGAGATGTCGATGCCCGACTCCACGATGGTGGTGGAGACCAGCACGTCGAACTTCTTCTCCCAGAAGTCCACCACCACCTTCTCCAGCGCGCTCTCCGACATCTGCCCGTGGGCGGTGGCGATCCGCGCCTCGGGCACGATCTCCCGCAGCCGGGCGGCGGCCCGGTCGATGGACTCCACCCGGTTGTGGATGTAGAAGACCTGGCCCTCGCGGAGCAGCTCCCGCCGGATCGCGGCACCGATCTGCCGCTGCTCGTACGGGCCGACGAACGTCAGCACCGGGTGCCGCTCCTCCGGCGGCGTGGTGATGGTGGACATCTCACGGATGCCGGTGACCGCCATCTCCAGGGTGCGCGGGATGGGCGTGGCGGACATGGTGAGGACGTCGACGTTGGCGCGGAGCTTCTTCAGCTGCTCCTTGTGCTCCACGCCGAACCGCTGCTCCTCGTCCACGATGACCAGGCCCAGGTCCTTGAACTTCGTCTCCGACGAGAACAGGCGGTGGGTGCCGATCACCACGTCCACCGAGCCGTCCCGCAGCCCCTCCAGCACCGCCTTGGCCTCGGTGTCGGTCTGGAACCGGGACAACGCCCGGACCACCACCGGGAACTGCCCGTACCGCTCGGAGAAGGTGCCGAAGTGCTGCTGCACCAGCAGCGTGGTGGGCACCAACACCGCGACCTGCTTGCCGTCCTGCACCGCCTTGAAGGCGGCCCGCACCGCGATCTCGGTCTTGCCGTACCCGACGTCGCCGCAGATCAGCCGGTCCATCGGGACCGACTTCTCCATGTCCTCCTTGACCTCGGAGATGGTGGTGAGCTGGTCCGGCGTCTCCGCGTACGGGAAGGCGTCCTCCAGCTCGCGCTGCCAGGGGGTGTCCGGGCCGAACGCGTGGCCCGGCGCGGCCATCCGGGCCGAGTACAGCTTGATCAGGTCGGCGGCGATCTCCTTGACCGCCTTCTTGGCCCGCGCCTTGGTCTTGGTCCAGTCGGCGCCGCCCAGCCGGTGCAGGGTCGGCGCCTCGCCGCCCACGTACTTGGTGACCTGCTCCAGCTGGTCGGTGGGGATGTACAGCCGGTCCCCGGGCTGGCCGCGCTTGGCGGGCGCGTACTCCACCAGCAGGTACTCGCGGGTGGCGCCCTGCACCGTGCGCTGCACCATCTCGATGTAGCGGCCCACCCCGTGCTGCTCGTGGACGATGTAGTCACCGGCCTGCAGGGTGAGCGGGTCGATCGTCTTGCGGCGGCGGGCCGGCATCCGGGCCGCCTCCCGCCCGGCGGCCCGCTGACCGGTCAGGTCCGTCTCGGTGAGCACCGCCAGCCGGAGCGAGGGGTCCACCAGGCCGTGCTCGATCGAGCCGCACGCCACGTGCACCAGCGACGGGGTCAGCCCGGTCAGGTCGGGGTCGAGACGAGCCGGGACGCCCTCGCCGCCCAGCACCTCGGCGTAGCGGGCGGCCGGGCCGTGCCCCTCGGTGACGTACACGGTGCGCCAGCCGTCGGCCAGCCAGCCCTTGGTGTCGGCGAGCGCCCGCGCGGTGTCGCCCCGGTAGCTCTCCGGGGCCTGCATCCCCAGCTTGAGGGTGTCGCCGTCCAGCGTCTCGTCGGCGGCGAACGGGGACACCGTCCACCACATCATGCCCAGCTCACGGGCCCGGTCGCGGACGTCGGCGATGCCCCACAGGGACGCCGCGCCCACATCGATCGGCGCCCGGCCGCCCCCGTCGGAGCCGTCCGGGTCGGACATGGCAGCCGCCGCCCAGGACGCCTGCAGGAACTCCTGGCTGGTGGCCACCAGGTCGGCGGCCCGGGTCCGCACCCGCTCCGGGTCGCAGACCACCGTCATCGCCCCGGCCGGCAGCACGTCCAGCAGCAGCTCCATCTCGTCCACCAGCACCGGGGCGAGGGACTCCATGCCCTCCACCGCGATCCCCTCGGCGATCTTCCCCAGCAGCTCGCCCAGCTCCGGGTGCGCCTCGGCCAGCGCGGCGGCCCGCCGGCGCACCTCGTCGGTGAGCAGCAGCTCCCGGCAGGGCGGCGCCCACAGGCCGTGCTCGGCGACCTCCAGCGACCGCTGGTCGGCGACCTTGAAGTAGCGGATCTCCTCCACGTCGTCGCCCCAGAACTCCACCCGCAGCGGGTGCTCCTCGGTGGGCGGGAAGACGTCCAGGATGCCGCCGCGGACGGCGAACTCGCCGCGCTTCTCCACCAGCTCCACGCGGGAGTACGCGGCGGCCGCCAGCGCCTCCACCACCTCGCCCAGGTCGGCGGTCCCGCCGCTGCGCAGGCTCACCGGCTTGAGGTCGCCGAGCCCCTTGACCTGCGGCTGGAGCACCGAACGCACCGGGGCGACGACCACCGAGACGGGGCCGGCGGCCGGGTCGTCGGCGCTGGGGTGGGCGAGCCGCCGCAGCACCGCCAGCCGCCGGCCGACCGTGTCCGACCGCGGCGAGAGCCGCTCGTGCGGCAGGGTCTCCCAGGCCGGGTACTCCACCACCCGGTCCGGCGGCAGCAGACTGCGCAGGGCCGCGGCCAGGTCCTCCGCCTCCCGGCCGGTGGCGGTGACGGCCAGCACCGTACGGCCGCGGCCGGATCCGCCGGAGGTGGCGGCGGCAAGGGCCGCCACCGCGAACGGGCGGGCGGCCGGCGGGCCCACCAGGTCCAGGTGCGGCCGGTGGCCGTCGGCGGCGGCCCGCACCGCCTCGGCCAGCGCGGGGTCTTCCATGACGGCGTCGAGCAGACCGTGCAGGCTCATGAGGCAGTTTCCGTCCCGGGATGGACAACGCGAATCACCCGACACGTGGAACGGGCCGGGTCAATCCAGCCTACGACGCCCCGCCGACAACGGAGACCGGGCTCCGGCCGCGCGGCCGGCCGGCACCGGCGGCGCGGGCCCGGCCGCCGGGCACCACCCCGCGCGCCACCTGCGCGGCGCGCCGTGCGGCCCGGTACGCCCCGGCGCCCGGGCCCCGGCGGACCCCGCCGGAGCTTGAGCGGCCCTCCGCCACCCACCGAGCGCACGCCCGCGCCGGCGGCCCTGGGCCGGGGCGCCCTGCCCTGCCGGAGCGGTGCGCCTGCGGCCCGGGCGGGGGTGTGCCTACGGCCAGCGCGGGCGTATCTACGGCGCGGCCGGGGCGGGCGTGCCTACGGCGCGGGCGGGGCGCCGGTAAGGGGGTGGTCGGGTCGTCCGTACGCCCCCCGGCCACGCCGGCACCGCGTACGCTCCCGCGCCGTCCGGCACCCCCCGCGGGCCCCCACGACGCCGTACGCGCCCGCCCCCACCGTACGCCCGAGCCCGCACGGCCCCCGGCGACGGGCGGCCCCCTGCCGTTCCCCCGCCCGGGGCGTACGCCCCCGGCACCTCCGTACGCCCCGGCACCCCGTACGCCCCCGGCAACGCCGTGCGGCCCGGTGCGCCTCCCCGTGGAGCGCTCCGGGCCGCACGGCCGCCCCCATCGGGGCGGCGGGCCGGTCAGTCGGTCGCGATGGCCCGCAGCACGTTCATCCGGCCGGCCCGGAAGGCCGGGACCAGGGCGGCGAGCAGACCGACCACCGCCGAGCCGATGAAGACCCCGGCGATCGTGGGCCACGGGATCTCCAGCACCTTCAGCCCCTCCAGCGCCAGCAGCCGCTGCGCGGTGGTGCCCCAGGCCATCCCCAGACCCAGCCCCAGCAGCGCGCCGAACAGGGCGATCACCACCGACTCCAGCCGGATCATGCGCCGCATCTGGCGGCGGGAGAGCCCGATGGCCCGCATCAGACCGATCTCCCGGGTCCGCTCCACCACCGACAGCGCCAGGGTGTTCACCACTCCCAGCACCGCCACGATGATGGCCAGCGCCAGCAGCCCGTACACCATGTTCAGCAGCTGGCCCATCTGGTCCTCCAGCAGCTCCTTGTAGTCCGCCTGGTTGCGGACGTCGACCTGCGGGAACGGGTCCAGAACCTGCTTCAGCGCGGCGTACGCGGCGTCCTCCTCGCCGTCCTTCGCCGCGGCGAACATCACCTCGGTCGGCGGCAGGTCACCGGCCTTGATGAAGGCGCGGGCGGTCTCCAGGCTCAGGTACATCGCGCCCTTGTCGAACAGCGTGTCGTCCGAGGTGATCGCCCGCACCGTCAGCTCGGCGGTCCCGCCCTGGGCGAAGTCCACGGTGAGCCGGTCCCCGACCTTGATCCGGTGGTCCTTGGCGAAGCCCTCGTTCACCGACATCGACCGGTCGCCGTAGGCGTCGTCGAGGTCCCCGGCGACCGTCTCCAGCCGCAGGTCGCGGGCGTAGGTCGGGTCGGCGGCGGTCAGCTCCTTGGTGACCTTCCGCCCGCCCGGCACGGTGATCTCCGCGTCCTCCAGGCCCTTGTTGACCGTGACGTGGTCCAGCCCGGGCACCGCCTTGATCCGCTGCTCCACCTGCGGGGTGATCGGCCGGTTGTCGGACTCGATGATGTAGTCCGCGCCGACCGACCGGTCCAGCTGCTCGTCGGCCGAGGCGACCAGCGAGGAGCCGACCACCGACAGGCAGGCCACCAGGGCCAGGCCGATCATCAGGGCCGCGCCGGTGGCGCCGGTGCGGCGCGGGTTGCGCAGCGCGTTCCGCTCGGCCATCCGGCCCACCGGACCGAACACCCGCAGCACCACGGCGGACAGCACCCGGACCACCAGCCCGGCCAGCAGCGGGCCGACCACGATGAACCCGACGAGGGTGAACAGGATGCCGCCGGCCAGCGCCAGACCGCCGTCCGCGGCCTTGTCCGCACGCGCCGCCGCCACCAGCCCGGCCGCGCCCGCCGCGGTCAGCAGCAGACCCAGCACCGCCCGCACCCGGCCCGCCTTGGCGCTCGCCGGGGTACCCACCTCGCGCAGCGCCGCCATCGGGGAGATCCGGCCGGCCCGTCGGGCCGGGATGTAGGCCGCGATCACCGTGACCACGACCCCGATGACCAGGCCGATCACCGGCGTGGCGGTCTTCACCGTCAGCTCCGAGGTGTCCAGCTTCAGACCCGCGCCGGCCATCAGCTTCATCAGCCCCACGGCCAGCCCGATGCCGCCGAAGATGCCCAGCACCGAACCGACCACGCCCAGCAGCAGCGCCTCGGTGAGCACCGACCGGTTGATCTGCCGCCGGCTGGACCCGATCGCCCGCATCAGGCCGATCTCCCGGGTGCGCTGGGCGACCAGCATCGAGAAGGTGTTGACGATGAGGAAGATCCCCACCAGCACGGCCACGCCGGCGAAGCCCAGCATCACGTACTTGAGGATGTCCAGCTCGCCGCTGAGCTCCTTCTGGTTGGCCTCCGCGGCCTCGTCCTGGGTGCGCACGTCGTAGTCGGCGGCGGCCGGCCCCAGCGCGGCGAGGACCTTCCGCTTCAGCTCCTCGTGCGAGACGCCCGCCTCGGCCGTCATGCCCACCCCGGTGAAGCGGCCCGGCGCCGCCAGCAGCTCCCGCTGCGCGGTGGCGTCGTCGAAGTAGACCAGCGTGGTGCCCGGGTTGGTCACCTGGAACGTCGCGATCCCGCTGATCTTCGCCCGGAACTCCCCGTGCGCGGTGATCACCCGCAGCTCGTCCCCGAGCTTCAGGTCCTTGGCGTCGGCGGTGTCGGCGTCGACCATCATCTCGGTGGGCCCGCGCGGCGCG
It contains:
- a CDS encoding ABC transporter permease; its protein translation is MTVLKTSMRNFVAHKGRMALSAIAVLLSVAFVTGTLVFTDTANATFDRIFQATAADVSVAPKDADDEELRRSGALPTLPAAEVARLAKVEGVRSAHGDVNTEAVTVVDRDNDDIGPSSGAPTIATNWDENERRAVEITSGHAPRGPTEMMVDADTADAKDLKLGDELRVITAHGEFRAKISGIATFQVTNPGTTLVYFDDATAQRELLAAPGRFTGVGMTAEAGVSHEELKRKVLAALGPAAADYDVRTQDEAAEANQKELSGELDILKYVMLGFAGVAVLVGIFLIVNTFSMLVAQRTREIGLMRAIGSSRRQINRSVLTEALLLGVVGSVLGIFGGIGLAVGLMKLMAGAGLKLDTSELTVKTATPVIGLVIGVVVTVIAAYIPARRAGRISPMAALREVGTPASAKAGRVRAVLGLLLTAAGAAGLVAAARADKAADGGLALAGGILFTLVGFIVVGPLLAGLVVRVLSAVVLRVFGPVGRMAERNALRNPRRTGATGAALMIGLALVACLSVVGSSLVASADEQLDRSVGADYIIESDNRPITPQVEQRIKAVPGLDHVTVNKGLEDAEITVPGGRKVTKELTAADPTYARDLRLETVAGDLDDAYGDRSMSVNEGFAKDHRIKVGDRLTVDFAQGGTAELTVRAITSDDTLFDKGAMYLSLETARAFIKAGDLPPTEVMFAAAKDGEEDAAYAALKQVLDPFPQVDVRNQADYKELLEDQMGQLLNMVYGLLALAIIVAVLGVVNTLALSVVERTREIGLMRAIGLSRRQMRRMIRLESVVIALFGALLGLGLGMAWGTTAQRLLALEGLKVLEIPWPTIAGVFIGSAVVGLLAALVPAFRAGRMNVLRAIATD
- the mfd gene encoding transcription-repair coupling factor — translated: MSLHGLLDAVMEDPALAEAVRAAADGHRPHLDLVGPPAARPFAVAALAAATSGGSGRGRTVLAVTATGREAEDLAAALRSLLPPDRVVEYPAWETLPHERLSPRSDTVGRRLAVLRRLAHPSADDPAAGPVSVVVAPVRSVLQPQVKGLGDLKPVSLRSGGTADLGEVVEALAAAAYSRVELVEKRGEFAVRGGILDVFPPTEEHPLRVEFWGDDVEEIRYFKVADQRSLEVAEHGLWAPPCRELLLTDEVRRRAAALAEAHPELGELLGKIAEGIAVEGMESLAPVLVDEMELLLDVLPAGAMTVVCDPERVRTRAADLVATSQEFLQASWAAAAMSDPDGSDGGGRAPIDVGAASLWGIADVRDRARELGMMWWTVSPFAADETLDGDTLKLGMQAPESYRGDTARALADTKGWLADGWRTVYVTEGHGPAARYAEVLGGEGVPARLDPDLTGLTPSLVHVACGSIEHGLVDPSLRLAVLTETDLTGQRAAGREAARMPARRRKTIDPLTLQAGDYIVHEQHGVGRYIEMVQRTVQGATREYLLVEYAPAKRGQPGDRLYIPTDQLEQVTKYVGGEAPTLHRLGGADWTKTKARAKKAVKEIAADLIKLYSARMAAPGHAFGPDTPWQRELEDAFPYAETPDQLTTISEVKEDMEKSVPMDRLICGDVGYGKTEIAVRAAFKAVQDGKQVAVLVPTTLLVQQHFGTFSERYGQFPVVVRALSRFQTDTEAKAVLEGLRDGSVDVVIGTHRLFSSETKFKDLGLVIVDEEQRFGVEHKEQLKKLRANVDVLTMSATPIPRTLEMAVTGIREMSTITTPPEERHPVLTFVGPYEQRQIGAAIRRELLREGQVFYIHNRVESIDRAAARLREIVPEARIATAHGQMSESALEKVVVDFWEKKFDVLVSTTIVESGIDISNANTLIVERGDTFGLSQLHQLRGRVGRGRERGYAYFLYPPEKPLTETAHERLATIAQHTEMGAGMYVAMKDLEIRGAGNLLGGEQSGHIAGVGFDLYVRMVGEAVADYRAALEGGAEEEPPLEVKIELPVDAHVPHDYAPGERLRLQAYRAIASVNNEQDIAAVREELTDRYGKLPEPVENLLLVAGLRLLARACGVTDITLQGTNVRFGPVELRESQELRLKRLYPRAVIKPAAHQVLVPRPTTARVGGKPVVGRELLAWTGEFLTTILGG